A region from the Capra hircus breed San Clemente chromosome X unlocalized genomic scaffold, ASM170441v1, whole genome shotgun sequence genome encodes:
- the LOC102183580 gene encoding UPF0472 protein C16orf72: protein MEEQPKEGEAEVAEHWFSKWERQCLAEVEQEEELPPDLQEEAAPETAGLKSEQQKLWHLFQTSATAVAQLYKDAGCQQPGLSMWDPFQNAAMAVTSLYKESGHAHQRSFDLGIQVGHQRRIKDVLEWVKKGRSIILREDLISFLCGKVPPAPPPPPRTPRMPAKPASEAPSQAAATESGSSVDVDLQPFHEAIALHGLSGAMASISVQSGAPGSPPQASEVAGAGRRRSSFLEDDLSPIDCEELALCLDSGGSRKRTSAECGDGDTDSPTHKRNRMA from the coding sequence atggaggagcAGCCGAAGGAGGGCGAGGCCGAGGTCGCGGAGCATTGGTTCTCTAAGTGGGAGCGCCAGTGCCTGGCCGAGGTGGAGCAGGAAGAGGAGCTGCCCCCGGATCTGCAGGAGGAGGCGGCCCCCGAGACGGCGGGGCTCAAGAGCGAGCAGCAGAAGCTGTGGCACCTCTTCCAGACCTCAGCCACCGCCGTGGCCCAGCTCTACAAGGATGCGGGGTGCCAACAGCCAGGACTCTCCATGTGGGACCCCTTCCAGAATGCAGCCATGGCCGTGACCAGCCTCTACAAAGAGAGCGGGCATGCCCACCAACGAAGTTTTGACCTGGGCATCCAGGTGGGCCACCAGCGTCGCATCAAAGATGTGCTGGAATGGGTGAAGAAGGGCCGGAGCATCATCCTTCGCGAAGATCTGATCAGTTTCCTGTGTGGCAAGGTGCCCCCGGCGCCCCCACCGCCGCCTCGTACCCCGAGGATGCCCGCGAAGCCGGCCTCAGAAGCCCCCAGCCAGGCCGCCGCCACCGAATCGGGCTCGTCGGTGGACGTCGACCTGCAGCCGTTCCACGAGGCCATCGCCCTTCACGGCCTCAGCGGCGCCATGGCCAGCATTAGCGTGCAATCTGGCGCGCCCGGCTCCCCGCCTCAAGCCAGCGAGGTCGCCGGCGCTGGCCGCCGAAGAAGTAGCTTCCTCGAGGATGACTTGAGCCCGATCGACTGTGAAGAACTGGCCCTCTGCCTGGACAGTGGGGGGTCCCGCAAGCGCACCTCGGCCGAGTGTGGTGATGGCGACACGGACTCCCCAACCCACAAGCGCAACCGAATGGCCTAA